In Ipomoea triloba cultivar NCNSP0323 chromosome 7, ASM357664v1, a single genomic region encodes these proteins:
- the LOC116024896 gene encoding triosephosphate isomerase, cytosolic isoform X2, with the protein MAVQNGTTEEVKKIVTTLNEAEVPSEDDVEVVVSPPFVFLPLVKTLLRPDFSIAAQNCWVRKGGAFTGEISVEMLINLGIPWVILGHSERRQLLNESNDFVADKVAYALSQGIKVIACVGETLEQRESGATMAVVAAQTKAIAEKVSNWSSIVLAYEPVWAIGTGKVATPAQAQEVHSELRKWLHDNVGPEVAASTRIVYGGSVNGANCKELATKPDVDGFLVGGASLKPEFIEIIKSATVKQST; encoded by the exons ATGGCTGTACAGAATGGAACCACTGAGGAAGTGAAGAAGATTGTGACCACGTTGAATGAAGCTGAAGTTCCATCGGAAGATGATGTTG AGGTTGTGGTCAGTCCTCCTTTTGTGTTTCTTCCTTTGGTCAAAACCTTATTGCGTCCTGATTTCTCTATTGCTGCCCAGAACTGTTGGGTTCGAAAAGGAGGTGCTTTTACTGGTGAAATTag TGTTGAGATGCTGATAAATTTGGGCATTCCTTGGGTCATCCTTGGCCATTCGGAGAGAAGACAACTACTGAATGAATCAAATGAT TTTGTTGCAGATAAAGTTGCGTATGCACTTTCCCAAGGCATAAAAGTCATTGCTTGTGTTGGAGAGACTCTTGAGCAGAGAGAATCAGGGGCTACAATGGCAGTAGTTGCCGCCCAAACAAAAGCAATTGCAG AGAAGGTCTCAAATTGGTCCAGCATTGTTTTGGCTTATGAGCCTGTTTGGGCCATTGGTACTGGAAAGGTCGCCACTCCTGCTCAGGCTCAAGAA GTTCATTCTGAACTGAGAAAATGGCTTCATGACAATGTTGGCCCAGAAGTTGCTGCTTCTACTAGGATCGTCTATGGAG GTTCTGTTAATGGAGCAAACTGCAAAGAGTTGGCAACAAAGCCTGACGTGGATGGGTTTTTGGTTGGTGGTGCTTCTCTAAAG CCCGAGTTCATTGAGATCATCAAGTCCGCAACTGTGAAACAGAGCACTTGA